The stretch of DNA CGAGGATCTCGAGCGGCTGCGCGCTGAGGTCGGGGCGAAGCCCCTTGCCGTGATCGCGATCAACGTCGAGCACCTGGCGATCAGCGGGGCGGACCGCGCCGCCGCCCGGGCGCTTGCGGCGGACGCCCGAAGCTCTGCCACGCTCCTCTTCGACGACGGGCTTGTGGCGTTCGACGCCTACGGCACGATGGCCGTCCCGTCGAGCATGGTGGTCGACGCCGAGGGACGGGTGACCTACGCCCTGGCCGGCTATCCGATGACGATGCGCGCGGAGCTGGCCGACGCCGTGCGCAAGGCCCTCGGGCTCCCGACCTCGGCGGAGCTGCGCCCGGCGCAGGAGTACGTCCCGAAGAACCACGCCCTGATGTACTACAACTTCGGGCGGCGCCTGCTCGAGAAGGGACAGGACGAGAAGGCCGCGGAGCAGTTGCTCGTTGCCGTCGAGCGCGACCCGGAGTTCAAGAAGCCGTACCTCGAGCTGGGCCTGCTCCATGCGCGCCGCGGGGAGACGCAGAAGGCGCGCGAGTACTTCGTCAAGGCCCGGGAGCTGGATCCCAGGGACGCGGAGGCGGCGTACCAGGCGGCGATCTGGAACCTGCGCGCGGGGAGCTTCGAGGACGCCGAGACCATCTTCGAGCAGCTGACCGCGGACTACCCGGACCAGGGAGGCTACGTGCTCGGTCTCGCCCTGACCCGCAAACTTCTCGGTCGCGAGGCGGATTACCAGGCCGGCGTGGCGAAGGCGGCCGGCGTGCGGCCGCCCACGGCGCGCGTGCTCTACCACGTGGGCGCGGTCGCCGAGGCCCACGGCCTGCGCGAACTCGCCGCGGAATACTACCGCCGGTCATTGGAGTTGGCCCTGCGACCCGAGGCAGCCGGGACGCGATGAGCCCGATTTGGCAGCGAAAATCCATCATCGGGTATCGAGGGGGGTGGGGGCGGGGCGAGATTCCTGACGATACTTGACATAATCCAGCGGGAAAGTCATTATACGCGCCTTTGTCGACGCAACGTGGTAGAACATGGGAAGGCACGAAGGGCAGGGGGAGACCGAATGGACGCTGAGCAGCTGAAGTCCCTGGACACCCGGGGGCGATTCTTCAACTACGCCAACAACCCGATTACCATCGCCGGCGCGGTGATCGCGGCGATCTCGGCCGTGATCCTTCTGACCGTCGTCGCGATCAGCGCGATGGGCGGCCACCTCGGCCCCTACTCCGGGATCATGGCCTTCATGATTCTCCCGGGCGTCTTCCTGCTCGGCCTCGTGATCATTCCCGCCGGCATCTGGCTGCGCCGGCGCAGGTTGCTGGCCGCCCACCTCAGCCAGGAGGAGATCAATCGCTTCCCGCAGCTCGACTTCAACGACAACCACCTCCGGCGGGGTGCGCTCATCTTCCTGGCGCTGACCATGGGCAACGCGATCGTCTTCGCGACGGTCAGCTACCTCGGCGTCGAGTTCATGGAATCGCCGAAGTTCTGCGGCACGGTCTGCCACACGGTGATGCGGCCCGAATACACGGCCTACCAGGGATCGCCGCACTCGCGCGTGATGTGCGTGCAGTGCCACATCGGCCCCGGCGCCTCCTGGTTCGTCAAGGCCAAGGTCGACGGGCTGCGCCAGGTCATCGCGACGACGCTGAACACCTTCAGCCGGCCGATCCACTCGCCGATCGCCAAGCTGCGCCCGGCCCGCGAGACCTGCGAGGCCTGCCACTGGCCCTCCAAGCACATCGGCGACAAGCTCTACTCCTTCGTGCGCTTCGCCGAGGACGAGGCGAACACGCCGAGCTACAACGCGATGCTCGTCAAGACCGGCGGCGGCGACCTCGACACCGGGCGGCACGGCGGGATCCACTGGTGGCACATCTACTCCGACAACAAGATCCGCTACATCCAGGGCGACGAGCGCCGCCTCTCGATCGCGTGGGTGGAGCTGACGACGTCGCAGGGCGAGGTGCGCACGTACAGCCGCAAGGGGGAGAAGGCGCCGACGCCGGAGCAGATCAATGAAGCGCGGCAGATGGACTGCATCGACTGCCACAACCGGCCGACGCACCTCTTCCAGCGGCCGAACAAGGCGATGGACGACATGATCGAGCGCCGGCCGGAGCTCGCGAAACTGCCGTTCTACAAGCGCGAGGCGGTGAAGGCGATCACGGCCAAGCACGCGACGCACGACGGCGGGATGCAGGAGGTCAAGCAGGCGATCGTCGACTTCTACGCCAAGGGCTACCCGGCGGCGGCGAAGGACCTCGTCGCGAAGGGCGGCGACGCCGCGGCCGAGGTCTTCGGCAAGATCTCCTTCCCGGAGATGAACACCAACTGGGAGACCCACCCCAGCCACATCGGTCACCCGGACCCGACCACCGACGAGGGTTTTCCGGGGTGCTGGCGCTGCCATGACGACAAGCTGACGACCGCCGACGGCAAGCACACGATCCCGCAGGACTGCGACAACTGCCACACGTTCCTCGTCGAGGCCAGCCCGACGCCGCCGGAGTTCGCCAGCAAGTAGCCTGCCGCCGATTCGGCGCCGAGGAGAGGGCCCCCGCGGGCCCTTTCTTCGTTCCTGGGCGCCGGTTGACAGATCGCGTCGAATACCTTAATGCTAATCTCATGAATGTTCGCGCGACATGCGCCCTGCTCGTCGTCGTCGCCCTGCTCCAGCAGTTTGTGCCGCTCGTGCAAGTGATGCCCGTGATGGAACCCCGGCCGCCCGGCGGCGCTCCCGCCTTCCTCCGCACCCTTGACGTCTGCGACGACGGCGGCGACCGCCGCGTCACCCAGGAACAGCCGATCCTGCCCGCGCAGCCGATGCTCGCGGCCATTCCATCGCGGTGGGAGCTGGGACTCGACGGTCCGTCGCTCGCGCTGCCGGACGGCTTCCCGCGGCTGCCGCTGCGTCCCCCGCGCGCCTAGTCCTTCCCGGTTGCTGCCGATCTTGCGCATTGCCCCTGCGGCCCGATGGCGGGCGGCGGCGCGCACCCGTTGACCAGACTGGTGGGAGGGACTGTGCGATGAAGAGACTCGTCCTTGTTGCGATGATGATGTGGGCGTGGGCCGCCGGCGCCGCCGTGGCTGCCGAGACAGGCGCATCCGGCGCCACCGGCGGCGCGCCGGCCGGCGGAGAGCACGCGGGCTGCGGCTGCGCGGACACCGCTGTCAACCCCGGCTCGATCGAACCGATCTATCACACGCACGCGGCCGGCAGGTGGATGGTGAGCTACCAGTTCATGCGCACCGGGATGGACGGCCTGCGCGACGGGACGTCGGATGTACCGGTCGACGCCGTGAGCCCGATGGGCAGCGAGCCCTACGGCTACATGATGACGCCGACCAAGATGACGATGGACATGCAGATGCTCATGCTCATGTACGGCGCCACCGACCGCCTGACGCTGATGGCGATGGCCAACTACCAGAAGAACAACATGGACATGCTCATGAACATGGGCATGGGCAACAAGCCGCAGGACCCCATGCGCACGGAGGGCGTCGGGGATGTGGAGCTGCGCGCCCTCTGGCTGGCGGCGCACGGCCTGGTGGCCGGCGTCGGCGTGAGCCTGCCCAGCGGCTCGATCGACGAGACGACCACGATGATGCGCATGGACTTCCGCGCTCCCTACGACATGCAGCTTGGTTCCGGCAGCGTGGACCTGCGCCCGTCGTTGACCTGGGCGGGGGCGAGCGGTGACGGCCTCTGGGGCTGGGGCGGGCAGGCCGTCTACACCTGGCGCACCGCCGACAACAAGCACGACTACCGGCTCGGGGACGCCTTCCGGGCCGCGGGCTGGCTCGACCGGGCGCTGGGCCCCGTGCGCGTCTCGGCGCGCCTGGCCTACCTGACCGCGGGGCGCATCCGCGGGGAGGACGCCGGGATCGCGAAGATCCTCGACCCGGAGATGGGGGCGCCGACGCCGGACGCGGACCCCGGCAACTACGGCGGGCAGCGGCTCGACGGGACGCTCGGCGCGAGCGTCGGTTTCGGCGCGTGGCGCTTCGGCGTCGAGGGGGGCGTGCCCCTCTACCAGAACCTCAACGGCCTGCAGCTCAAGACGGAGTGGACGCTGGCCGCGGGGGTGCAGGTCACGCTGTAGCGCCGAGGCGCGCGCGCAGCAGGAAGGCCTGCCCGAGGGAGACGCCGCCGTCGTTCGCGGGCACGCGGGTGTTCGTGTGCCCGCGCAGCCCGCGGGCGGCGAGGCCGCGCTCCACCCCCTCGAGCAGCAGCCGGTTCTGGAACACGCCGCCGCTGAGAACGACGTCCGCGATGCCTGTCGCGCGGTGCAGCTTGCCGACCTGCCCGAGGATCGCCGCGACGACCGTCGCGTGCAGCCGGGCAGAGACGGTCCCGGGGCCGGCGCCGCCCTCCAGGTCCTCGAGCAGGCTCACGATCGCGGCGGAGAAGTCGAGGCGCGCCGGCGCGCCCGCGAGGATCGCGAAGTCGTAGGGCTCGCCGAGACGGCCCCCGGCGGCCGCCTCGAGCCGCATCGCGGCCTCGCCCTCGAAGGTGTTGCGGTCGCAGAGGCCCGCGAGCGCCGCGGCGGCCTCGAACAGCCGTCCGGCGCCTGAGCTCAGGGGCGAGAGCGCGCGATTGGCGCGCAGCCGCAGGACGTTCGCAGCCTCGGCCTCGCCGTGTCGCGCGAGCAGCGCGCGCACGGCGGCGCGCTCCGGCAGCATCCCGCCGCACGCCTCCGCCACGTAGCTCAGGGCCATGCGCCACGGGTGGCGGATCGCCCCCTCGCCGCCGGGAAGCGGCACGGGGAGGAACGACGCGGCGCGCTCGTACGAGCGGGCGTCGGCGATCAGGAACTCCCCGCCCCAGACCGTCCCGTCCGTGCCGTAGCCGGAGCCGTCGAGCGCGACGCCGATGACCGGGCCGGCCAGGCCGGTCTCCGCGAGGACGGAGGCGACGTGCGCCCAGTGGTGCTGGACGCCCCAGCGCTCGAGGCCCTGCTGCTCCAGCGCCCAGCGGGTCGAGAAGTAGCCGGGGTGCAGGTCGTGCGCGATCGCCGCGGGCTCGACGCGGTAGACCGCCTTGAGGTTGGCCAGCGTCTCGAGGAAGTACTCGAGCGTCTCGTGGTTCTCCAGGTCGCCGATGTGCTGGCTGACGAGCGCCGCGCCCGGGGTGGTCAGCGTGAAGGTGTTCTTGACCTCGGCGCCGCAGCCGAGCACGGCCGGCCCGGCGCCGGCGAGCGGGATCGCCCGCGGGACGTAGCCGCGCGCTCGCCGGACGTGGAGCGTTCGCC from bacterium encodes:
- a CDS encoding redoxin domain-containing protein, coding for MRRAVGVAPIAAALLISALATAADAAFKNVEVGAKAPPFALQDADGKVRESAELLRGSVSVVVFFATWSPRSREILEDLERLRAEVGAKPLAVIAINVEHLAISGADRAAARALAADARSSATLLFDDGLVAFDAYGTMAVPSSMVVDAEGRVTYALAGYPMTMRAELADAVRKALGLPTSAELRPAQEYVPKNHALMYYNFGRRLLEKGQDEKAAEQLLVAVERDPEFKKPYLELGLLHARRGETQKAREYFVKARELDPRDAEAAYQAAIWNLRAGSFEDAETIFEQLTADYPDQGGYVLGLALTRKLLGREADYQAGVAKAAGVRPPTARVLYHVGAVAEAHGLRELAAEYYRRSLELALRPEAAGTR
- a CDS encoding NapC/NirT family cytochrome c: MDAEQLKSLDTRGRFFNYANNPITIAGAVIAAISAVILLTVVAISAMGGHLGPYSGIMAFMILPGVFLLGLVIIPAGIWLRRRRLLAAHLSQEEINRFPQLDFNDNHLRRGALIFLALTMGNAIVFATVSYLGVEFMESPKFCGTVCHTVMRPEYTAYQGSPHSRVMCVQCHIGPGASWFVKAKVDGLRQVIATTLNTFSRPIHSPIAKLRPARETCEACHWPSKHIGDKLYSFVRFAEDEANTPSYNAMLVKTGGGDLDTGRHGGIHWWHIYSDNKIRYIQGDERRLSIAWVELTTSQGEVRTYSRKGEKAPTPEQINEARQMDCIDCHNRPTHLFQRPNKAMDDMIERRPELAKLPFYKREAVKAITAKHATHDGGMQEVKQAIVDFYAKGYPAAAKDLVAKGGDAAAEVFGKISFPEMNTNWETHPSHIGHPDPTTDEGFPGCWRCHDDKLTTADGKHTIPQDCDNCHTFLVEASPTPPEFASK